From Vallitalea longa, a single genomic window includes:
- a CDS encoding helix-turn-helix domain-containing protein has protein sequence FGCTRFVFNRFLNQRIELYKNEEKSTTYVNQAKELTALKKDLIWLKEVDSVSLQSALRNLDTAFKNFFQKRAKYPRFKSKRNNIK, from the coding sequence TTCGGCTGTACTAGATTTGTATTCAATCGTTTTCTTAATCAAAGAATTGAATTATACAAGAATGAAGAAAAATCAACTACTTATGTTAATCAAGCTAAAGAGTTAACAGCTTTGAAAAAAGATTTAATTTGGCTTAAAGAAGTGGATAGTGTTTCTCTTCAATCTGCACTTAGGAATTTAGATACTGCTTTTAAGAATTTCTTTCAAAAGAGAGCTAAATATCCTAGATTCAAATCTAAAAGAAACAATATCAAA